The segment ATGGCTCCATCGTCATTGTTCTCCAAATGATAATGACACGTAAGAAGGGCATTCTTATTTTCCCAAGGCGTTATGAAAATGTCTTGGGATTTTTTTTACCCAAAACAATTATAAAACATTAAAATAGCGTAAAAAAACACCATGAAAATACTAGTTGTAGAAGACAATACCGACATTGCGGCCAATATCGTTGATTACTTTGAAGACCGTGACCACATTGTTGATTATGCCGGTGATGGCATCACCGGATTGCATTTGGCTGTTACCAATGACTTTGACGTTATCATTCTTGATTTGATGCTCCCTGGTATGGATGGCCTTGACCTGTGTAAAAAGTTGCGTTCTGATGCAAAGAAAAACACACCCATCATTATGCTTACTGCCCGAGATACCCTGGAACAAAAACTAGAAGGCTTTGAGTTTGGCGCCGATGATTACATGGTAAAGCCTTTCGCCCTACAAGAGTTAGAAGCTCGAGTTTCAGTTCTTGGCAGTCGCCAAAAAGAGAAAATCAATAGAGAACTTCAGGTTTCAGATTTAGAATATAACCTCAACAGCTTGACCGTCAAAAGAGCAGGTCAACCATTAAAGATGAACCCAACTGGTTTGAAACTTTTAAAAATCCTGATGGAAGCCAGTCCTTATGTGGTGCCAAGAGAAGAACTGGAAGTCAAAGTTTGGGGTGAAGAAATGCCTGATTCAGATTCACTGCGCGTGCACATCCATGGATTACGAACCATCATCGACAAACCATTTGACAAAGCATTAATACACACCAGACACGGCATCGGATACCATATTTCAGATCCAGATGAAGTTCAAGAATAGCATCAAAAGCCGAATTATTATCGGCTTTTTGGCATTTTCCTCACTTTTGACGTCACTGTTTGCAGTGACGTCATTGTCTGTGCGACAAAGCATGCAAACTGACTTGATTGCTCAGACCATTTTGGATGACTTAGAGGGTTACATGAAAAAATTCTCTGAGAATCCTGAAGAGATGATCAATCAGCCCTTATCTACAAATGTCATAGGCATTCTAACCACACCTGACAATTTCCATCTTGATCTGCCTTTACACTATGCTGATTTAAGGAATGGCAAACACATCCTTAAAGAGGATGGCCGCAGTTATATTGTTGCGGTTAATAAAAATCATCAAATTGAAGGTAAACCGGTCTGGGCATATATCAAATTTGACATCAGTCACATGAATCAAGACAACACGCTGATTTATGGTGCCTTTGGTGGAATTGCCATCATTTTTCTATTACTAGCATACTTGTTGGCCCTCATCGTTTCCAAGAAAGCACTAAAACCATTGAGTGATTTGGCTTCGAAGTTAGATCACTTAACCAGTGACCAAACCATCCATGACATGCACCCAGAACCACTGGCTCCCTATTTCAGCGAAGATGAAGTAGGCAAGATTGCCACCGCATTAGATGGTTATGCAGAAAAAATGACTGACTACGTTACCAGAGACAAAGAATTCAATGCCGATGTCAGTCATGAATTGCGTACACCGCTTGCTGTGATCAAGTCCACCACTGAATTAATTGCATCAAAACCGGGCTTAACAGAAAAGGAATTTGACCGCATCAATCGCATTGAGCGCGCTGTTAAACAGTCAACAGAGTTGATTGAGACATTGTTGCTTTTGGCCAGAGAAGAGCGTAAAGAGCAGCATGATTTAGCACGAACCCAACCGGCACTGATTATCAAAGACATCATTGAAGGATTTGAGCCTACTTTGAGATTAAAACCAGTGACAACTGAAGTCATAGAAAATGATTGGCTGCAAGTCAAAGCACCTGAGTCCGTGGTTTCAGTGGTATTGAGTAACTTAATTGGCAATGCCATTAAATATACACCCGAAGGCGTCATCAAAGTGATCATCGATAAAAACAGCATCACGGTCTTAGATGAAGGTATCGGGGTGACTGAGTCAGAATTACCCAAATTATTCGAACGTCATTATCGAGTAGGTAAATCCACCAGCAAAGGCTCGGGCATTGGATTAGCTATCGTAAAACGTTTGTGTGAGTTGTATAATTGGAAAATTGACATCAGCAGGAATCAGGACACAGGGCTATCGGCTACATTGACATTCAATCACTGAAACACAAAGCCATGTCGTACCAAGGATAAGTACCATGACAACGCCACTTCCAGAACAAGCAAAAAGCATCATCAAGTGTTGTCGCAATGGACAGTTGGCACAGTTGAAAGAACTGTTGTCAGAAGGCATTGATTTTCAATTATTTGACAGCCCACTCTTTGCGCCATTAAACACCGCGTTAAAGCATGGCCGATGGCAAATTGTGCGTTATTTATTCAAAGAGAATAACTTGCCTTTGAATAAAAAAACACCCCCCATTATTGCTGCAGCACAATACAGCAAAGACAACACCACTGGTTTAGAAATTGTGTTCGCCCACACGGGAAACACCGAAGCGGTTGATACACAAGACCGAACAGCCTTAATGACTGCCGCACTATTAGGTCATGAAAAAAAACTGACCTACCTCATTAAAAATGCCACCAATGTCAATGCAACAGATCACTCTGGGATGAGTGCATTCCTTGATGCAGTGGTTAACCAGTCCTTGAAAAACTGTGACACCTTATTGAAGAATGGGGCTGATCCGCATCAAATAACAGCTCAAGGCGATAATGCCATGACCTTATTGCTACAAAATTCGACACCTAATCCCAGGTTAATCAAAAAACTTTTACAACAACAGTTGGACTTGAATCACAAGAACAATCATGGCCATACATCTTTGAGTATCAGCCAGAGCAAACACCCTAAAATATATAAGGTCCTTCAAGCGCATATTGAAGCAGAAAAACAAATGGAATTACCTATTTTTGCGCCGAGCAACCCCATAGAAGTGGCAATTCAGCCTGAAAAAAACACAATAAAACAAAGGCCCCTAAATGAAGAAAAAACACCCACAAAGTCTTATTCTGAAACAGCTGATGATCGCAGCAGTAATCAGCTACAAGACACTCAATCCAAACAGTTAAGTGTAGAGCTCAGCTCATGGTTCCAGGCTGCCACTTCAGGCAACTTAGGTCTGCTCAATAAATTAAAAATCCAAGGTTTAACTGTCGATGAGGTTGACTCTAAAGGCTGTACTGCATTGATACATGCCGCTGGCAGTGGCAACCGAGCTGTCGCCTCATTTCTAATCCAAAACCAAGCCGACATCGAACACCGCTCTCATAATGGTTCTACGGCATTGTCGAGTGCCATCATCAGCAATTCTAAATCAGTGGTTGACTTGCTGATTAAAAAACAAGCCAATCCAGCAGCAATTGGTCCTGGCAAATACCCATACATCACTTTAGCTGCCGCCCAATGGAATGCTGGGATTGTCAGCATATTGGCGGATGCCGGAGCACCAGTCAATACTTTAGACCCCAGCCAATTAAATTTATATCATAACGTGATGTTGGCAGCAGAATATTACAGTAACATCATCAAAGCCAAAGACACTGTGAGGGTCATTCATCACTTAGGGTTGGACATCAACCAAACAGATAAAGAAGGTAATACGCCATTACATATATTGTGTGGCGCACACAAAGAAAAAGCCTACAATGCAGATGACAGTCAAATTGCTAACCTGACGCACGAACTTTTAAAGTTAGGCGCCCTCAGTAATTTAACCAATAAAAAGGGGTTTACTGCATTACAATATGCTAAAAAACACCACCTGTTGAATACCAAAGGTGTGATTTACTCCTTTATGAGTTGAGCCGTTGAACCGTGAATAAAAAAAAGTTAGAACAAATTTTTTTACAACACCAACACCTGATAAAAAAAGCGGTGTCTTCGCAAACGGTCAATATTCAGGGCGTCACAGCTGATGATGTCACTCAAGAAGTTTCTATTCGTGTATTAAAATTGCTACAAGGTGACCGAGAAATAGAAAACCTTTCGTCATATATATACAGAACGACAGCAAACGTCATTATTGACTTGGCCAGAAAGCATAAAAAACACCTGATGGATGTTTCCATGCCTGATCAATCCGATGAAGACGACTACCGTCAAGAATTGGTCAGTTCACGTACTGAACCTGATCAAAAGGTAGCAGGAAAAGAAACACAAGCTTTGATTCTTGAAGCCATTGAATCTTTACCTGAAAGTCGAAGAATAGCAGTCAAGATGCGTTTACAAGGCTATTCTGTTAAAGAAATGTGCGACATGACAGGTTGGGCATTTTATAAGGCAGAAAACTTATCTAAACGTGGCATGACTGCATTGAAAGACAAACTTAAACAGATGAATATTGATTATGAAGTTAACTGAACAACAACTACAAGAGTTATTTCAAAGCAGCAGCATGAATACACAATCAGCAGTTTCCGCTGGGGATTGTTTATCAAGTGCTGAGGCATCAAGTCAACGTTTACAAAAAGCAGAAGCGTTACTTAATGACTTCACTGCTGCACAAGCCATGAAAGCGGCTTTTTCAACCAAATCCTGGAGTGAACAAATAGCCCAATCTGTTACAAATCAATCGGTAAGCAGTTGGTTTAATTGGTTAAGTAACCCCTTCAAAACAACCCTAACCGCCAGTGCTTTTGCTTTGGCCGTGGTTGTTGCATTACCTAATTTAAGCAGCAACCAGCAACAAATGATGCCAATCCAACAGGCGCAAGTTGATGTCATCAGTGCAGCACCATTTGAAAGTGATGTTTTATCAAACAGTTCTTTTGATTCGTCAGCCAATGCCGGCAAAGATTCACTTTTTAATGGCAGCTTTGGTTAATCACTCCTTTGATTGACATCAATGCTTGGCTAAAAAGCCAACAACAAAACACCAAGCTCAAGCGTTTCGACCTTGAGCTTTTGTTATTGGGTGCTTTAAAAGTTGAACGAAGTTGGTTATTTTCTCATGCTGATGAACACCTCACAGAAGATCAGGTAAACACCCTCAAAAAGTGGGTTAAAGAAGCCCAAGAAGGCAAACCCATCGCTTATATTTTAGGCCACCAAGCGTTCTGGACTCTGGACCTCTTGGTCACCCAAGACACCTTGATTCCACGCCCAGAGACTGAACAAATCATTGAACTGGCCTTGGTACTTGAACACCGTCCCAACAACTTATTGGATTTGGGCACCGGCACCGGAGCCATTGCCCTGTCATTGGCAAAAGAGTGGCCAGAAAGCCAAGTTCAAGCCTGTGATTTATCAAAAGCTGCTTTGGCGGTGGCAGAAAAAAATGCCGTAAGAAATCACATTGAAAACGCCTCTTTTTTCTACAGCGATTGGTTTTCAGCTGTACCTAAAAATGCTAAGTTTGACTTGATTGTAAGCAACCCGCCTTACATTGACCCTCAGGACCACCATTTAGCAGACCTAGCTTATGAGCCTATTTCGGCATTGACTGCTGATAATAAAGGATTAAGCGATCTAGAAAAGTTGGCGAATCAAGCCAAAAACCACCTAAAATCAAAAGCGACATTGATGTTAGAACATGGCTATGACCAAGGCCCTGCTGTCAGAGAAATATTAAAAGCTGAAGACTATAAAAATGTCATCACCCACAAAGATTTAGCTGGTCATGACCGAATCACTGTTGCTCAAAAAGCCTAATTGTCAGCGTTTGATTTCCCCTTTGATGTATTGCCAATACATCACCCAATCTCCCAAAAAACTATACAAAGGATAAGTGAAAGTGGCTGGTCTGTTTTTTTCAAAAAAGA is part of the Marinicella rhabdoformis genome and harbors:
- a CDS encoding sigma-70 family RNA polymerase sigma factor yields the protein MNKKKLEQIFLQHQHLIKKAVSSQTVNIQGVTADDVTQEVSIRVLKLLQGDREIENLSSYIYRTTANVIIDLARKHKKHLMDVSMPDQSDEDDYRQELVSSRTEPDQKVAGKETQALILEAIESLPESRRIAVKMRLQGYSVKEMCDMTGWAFYKAENLSKRGMTALKDKLKQMNIDYEVN
- a CDS encoding sensor histidine kinase; protein product: MKFKNSIKSRIIIGFLAFSSLLTSLFAVTSLSVRQSMQTDLIAQTILDDLEGYMKKFSENPEEMINQPLSTNVIGILTTPDNFHLDLPLHYADLRNGKHILKEDGRSYIVAVNKNHQIEGKPVWAYIKFDISHMNQDNTLIYGAFGGIAIIFLLLAYLLALIVSKKALKPLSDLASKLDHLTSDQTIHDMHPEPLAPYFSEDEVGKIATALDGYAEKMTDYVTRDKEFNADVSHELRTPLAVIKSTTELIASKPGLTEKEFDRINRIERAVKQSTELIETLLLLAREERKEQHDLARTQPALIIKDIIEGFEPTLRLKPVTTEVIENDWLQVKAPESVVSVVLSNLIGNAIKYTPEGVIKVIIDKNSITVLDEGIGVTESELPKLFERHYRVGKSTSKGSGIGLAIVKRLCELYNWKIDISRNQDTGLSATLTFNH
- a CDS encoding response regulator transcription factor, encoding MKILVVEDNTDIAANIVDYFEDRDHIVDYAGDGITGLHLAVTNDFDVIILDLMLPGMDGLDLCKKLRSDAKKNTPIIMLTARDTLEQKLEGFEFGADDYMVKPFALQELEARVSVLGSRQKEKINRELQVSDLEYNLNSLTVKRAGQPLKMNPTGLKLLKILMEASPYVVPREELEVKVWGEEMPDSDSLRVHIHGLRTIIDKPFDKALIHTRHGIGYHISDPDEVQE
- a CDS encoding ankyrin repeat domain-containing protein; its protein translation is MTTPLPEQAKSIIKCCRNGQLAQLKELLSEGIDFQLFDSPLFAPLNTALKHGRWQIVRYLFKENNLPLNKKTPPIIAAAQYSKDNTTGLEIVFAHTGNTEAVDTQDRTALMTAALLGHEKKLTYLIKNATNVNATDHSGMSAFLDAVVNQSLKNCDTLLKNGADPHQITAQGDNAMTLLLQNSTPNPRLIKKLLQQQLDLNHKNNHGHTSLSISQSKHPKIYKVLQAHIEAEKQMELPIFAPSNPIEVAIQPEKNTIKQRPLNEEKTPTKSYSETADDRSSNQLQDTQSKQLSVELSSWFQAATSGNLGLLNKLKIQGLTVDEVDSKGCTALIHAAGSGNRAVASFLIQNQADIEHRSHNGSTALSSAIISNSKSVVDLLIKKQANPAAIGPGKYPYITLAAAQWNAGIVSILADAGAPVNTLDPSQLNLYHNVMLAAEYYSNIIKAKDTVRVIHHLGLDINQTDKEGNTPLHILCGAHKEKAYNADDSQIANLTHELLKLGALSNLTNKKGFTALQYAKKHHLLNTKGVIYSFMS
- the prmC gene encoding peptide chain release factor N(5)-glutamine methyltransferase, producing MIDINAWLKSQQQNTKLKRFDLELLLLGALKVERSWLFSHADEHLTEDQVNTLKKWVKEAQEGKPIAYILGHQAFWTLDLLVTQDTLIPRPETEQIIELALVLEHRPNNLLDLGTGTGAIALSLAKEWPESQVQACDLSKAALAVAEKNAVRNHIENASFFYSDWFSAVPKNAKFDLIVSNPPYIDPQDHHLADLAYEPISALTADNKGLSDLEKLANQAKNHLKSKATLMLEHGYDQGPAVREILKAEDYKNVITHKDLAGHDRITVAQKA